A stretch of DNA from Arthrobacter jiangjiafuii:
AGATCGACCCGCCCGCTCCAGGGGAGAGCCACCTCGTCTCCGAAGGAGACTCCCCAAACGAAATCCGTATCGCGTCAGGATCTGCGTGCTTCACCTTGCCCGAGGGCATCTACCCAGGTGGGGATTTCTAAAGGCCGCCGCAGTCTTTCGCCACAGGGTTACGCCGCGATGCAGTCGCTGTTGCACGGAAGCACGAAGCCCCGATCTCACAGATCGCCAAAGACTTCCGCGCATCCTGACGCGGTGTTCCGTTTATCACACGGACAAGTCCTCAATTGACACCATTTTCGAGCGATTGGGATACTTGAGGAGCGAGGCATCGGCTGCGGCCGGTGTCTTTCTGTGTGGAATCCGCACTCCATTACTCCGCCCGACTCTCACCCGAAAAAGCGTTATGAAGGAGAGAATCATTGACCGATTCAGCGAACCGGCCCGCCGAGCAGCGGAGGACAGGTAAACAGTCGTCCGTTGCGGAGGCGGTACAGCATTGTGGCGGGGGCAGCTACACCGACCGCCATGACCGGCCCCGCCAGGCCCCCCGGTCTGAAGGAGCCTACGTTTCCGGTGCCACGGACAGGCCCCACCCGGGCAGTTACACCGACGTGGACGGCCTGGAGCGCGGCACAGACCGGACCGACGGCTACTACACCCGGCGCGGCTAGCTGTCTCAGTCCAGCCAGCTGCAGGAACGTTTTGCCCGGCCGGAGGTGCAGGCGGCCTTTGCCGGTGCCGGCAGGGAGGCCGCGGTGTCACAACACTGCGGCCTTCCGACCCGGCAACCGGGCGTGGACCATATACGGCATGGGTGGTTTTCTTGGATACAGTTGCCCGGTGAATACGCCCGCGACCAACCGCCCGACCCTGAGCCCCGGGCTCTCAGGCACCGAATTCCTTCGCTGGTACTGGCTTAAAGACGAGCTTGCGGACTTTGCGCGGTCCACCGGGCAGAAGGCAACGGGCACCAAAGCCCTGCTCACCCAGCGGATCGCTGCAGCCCTGGACGGGCAGGAATTCACCGAACCGAGGCCAACACGGCAGGCCTCTCTTACCCAACTGACGGAGCCACTGTCAGGTTTGACCGTGATTCCCGCCGGCCAGCGGTGCAGCCAGGTTGTCCGCACCTGGATGAGCCGGCACATTGGTTCCGGTTTTCATTTTGATGCGCCGATGCGCAAGTTCTTTGCCGGTGCAGACGGCACCCAAACCCTGCAGGACGCCGTCGACCATTGGCATCAAACCCGCAACGAAAGCCGGCAGGATATTGATCCCCAGTTCGAATACAACCGGTTCACGAGAACCTGGCACTCCCTAAATCCAAACGGCACGAGGGACCAGATGTTGACGGCGTGGCATCTGTATCGAAGCCAGCCAACGGATCAACGACTCGGGGGAAACAAATGAACACCGGCTCCACTGCGATTCCCGACGAGGTTCATCCGTCGACCCGTGGACATATCGGGAGCGCGATTGCGATCCTGGCCGGCGCGGTGCTGTGCCTTCTGCCCGCTGCAATGTTTGGAACCGCTCTCGGAACATACCCGCACCGAATGGCCTGCACTCCGGCTACCGGGTACGGCTCCGGATGCTACGAGGGCGATCTGATGATCAGTCTTATGGTTTTTGGGTTCCTTTTCCTGTTCTGCGCGGCATTCGCTTTCGCACTGACAATGGCTTACCGCTACAACCTTCCCAGATGGAGAATGTGGATGCCCTTCGCGGCGTTTTGCATAGTCGTACTGATGACCGTCGCCGTGTTTGCGTTCACCATGGGGGCGGCTCCCGGGGAATACGTGTAATTTGTGGCGGCGCCGGGTCCCGGTGGGATCAGAACCTAGCGTGAGCTTTCCCGTGCAGCGTGAGTGGGCGATGGAGCGTCACCGAGCGAAGGCATCTCATCGTGGTGGATCCGCTCGTCGAGCAGCCGCAGCGGAATATTGGATCCGCCCCAGGCTTCGGAAATAAACTCCGCGGCAATCGACACAGCGGTTTCCTCCGGCGTCCGCGCCCCCAGATCCAGGCCCACCGGACTGTGGATGAGAGCCAGCTGCTCGGAGCCAACCCCGCTCTCCAGCAGCCGCTGCATCCGGTCCTCATGGGTGCGGCGCGACCCCATTGCGCCGATGTAGGCCACCGCGGGACCATCAAGCACCGCCTCGAGCAGCGGAACATCGAACTTCGGATCATGGGTCAGCACGCACACCACGGTGCGGGCATCGATCAACCCGTCCCGGATCTGGCCGGCATAGTAGTCATGCGGCCACGCGACAATCACCTCCTCGGCATCGGGAAACCGTGCCGCCGTGGCGAACACGGACCGGGCGTCGCAGACCGTCACCCGATAGCCGAGGAAGGCGCCCAGACGGGCCAGGGCGGAGGCGAAATCAATGGCGCCGAAGACCAGCAGCCGCGGAGCGGGAGCAAACGCCGCGAAGAACACGCTCATGCCGGCGTCGAGGCGTTCGCCTTCGGGTCCGTAGGTTAAAACGCCATTGCGGCCGGCCGCCAGCAGCCCCAGGGCATCATCGGCCACGGCCTCGTCCGCGCGGTCGCTGCCGAGGCTGCCGGTTGTTCCCTCCGGTGACAGCACCAGGTGCCTTCCGAGCCGGGCCGGATCCGGATGTTCAATCACGGTGGCCACCCCGACCGGCCGGCCGGCGCGGATGGCCGCTGCAACGGCGGGAAGCTGCGGAAACGTGGAGCGGGACACCGGCTCCACGAACACATCGATGGTTCCACCGCAGGTCAGCCCGACGGCGAAGGCGTCGTCGTCGCTTACCCCGTACCGGGCCAGCACCGGAATCCCGTCCCCGATGCACCCGCTGCCCAGCTCATACACCGCACCCTCAACACAGCCGCCGGAGACCGATCCGGTAACCGTGTCGGCACCGGTTACCACCATCCCCGCACCGGGCGGCCGCGGCGCCGAGTCGAACGTCCGGACCACCGTCGCCAGCGCAGCAGTGCGTCCGGCCTCCCACTCGGGCAGGAGGGCATCGAGCAGATCACGCACGCCGGTACCTCCGTCCTAGCTGCCGTACCGGGCGGCTCTGCGGCCCAACTGATAGGCGACGACGGCCACTGCCGTATAGAGCCAGAGCTGGACGGCGGGATGGCGCAGCTGTTCTCCCACCATGCCGCGGGCCAGGGCCAATCCGTCCAGCCCGTCTGACCCCTGGCCCGGGCGCAGGCCGGCCGGTCCGCCATCGCGGGAGCTCCTGCTGGCAGGAACAGGCCGCGCCATCCGCGGTGCCAACGGGATCGGCCGCGGGGGCTCCTCCGGTGATGGCGCCGGTCCGGCAGGGGCAGGACCGCTGGCCGGCGCCGCGGCGTCGTCGTAGCCGCCGGTGTGCGGGCCGCCGGGCGTGGGAGTCTGGGCGGCTCCCGGGGTTGGTTCGGGTACGGCGGCCAGATGCGCCGGAAAATCGGCGGTGTCCTGTCCGGCGTGGGAGTCGTTGATCAGGTCCTGCAGGTTCGCGGCGAAGACCCCCATCAGCTGCTCGGTGACGCTGCCGATGACGCCCTTGCCCATCGCGGCGGCTTTGCCGGAGAGCGCGACGTCGGCGCTGACCAGGCCCTGCGTTCCGTCACCGGCCTCTTCGAGCTGAAGGACCACGGTTGCCTGCGCCGTGCCCTGGCCGCGGGTCTCCTTCGCCGTGCCCTGCAGCACGGCCCGGTGCGACGCCGCATCCCGTTCGAGC
This window harbors:
- a CDS encoding DUF6434 domain-containing protein; this encodes MGGFLGYSCPVNTPATNRPTLSPGLSGTEFLRWYWLKDELADFARSTGQKATGTKALLTQRIAAALDGQEFTEPRPTRQASLTQLTEPLSGLTVIPAGQRCSQVVRTWMSRHIGSGFHFDAPMRKFFAGADGTQTLQDAVDHWHQTRNESRQDIDPQFEYNRFTRTWHSLNPNGTRDQMLTAWHLYRSQPTDQRLGGNK
- a CDS encoding XdhC family protein → MRDLLDALLPEWEAGRTAALATVVRTFDSAPRPPGAGMVVTGADTVTGSVSGGCVEGAVYELGSGCIGDGIPVLARYGVSDDDAFAVGLTCGGTIDVFVEPVSRSTFPQLPAVAAAIRAGRPVGVATVIEHPDPARLGRHLVLSPEGTTGSLGSDRADEAVADDALGLLAAGRNGVLTYGPEGERLDAGMSVFFAAFAPAPRLLVFGAIDFASALARLGAFLGYRVTVCDARSVFATAARFPDAEEVIVAWPHDYYAGQIRDGLIDARTVVCVLTHDPKFDVPLLEAVLDGPAVAYIGAMGSRRTHEDRMQRLLESGVGSEQLALIHSPVGLDLGARTPEETAVSIAAEFISEAWGGSNIPLRLLDERIHHDEMPSLGDAPSPTHAARESSR
- a CDS encoding SRPBCC family protein, whose protein sequence is MDIDSTFTVAAPIDDVWETVMDVESVTGCIPGAEVLNKLNDDAYQIGMKVKLGPVSLQYRGQLNVLERDAASHRAVLQGTAKETRGQGTAQATVVLQLEEAGDGTQGLVSADVALSGKAAAMGKGVIGSVTEQLMGVFAANLQDLINDSHAGQDTADFPAHLAAVPEPTPGAAQTPTPGGPHTGGYDDAAAPASGPAPAGPAPSPEEPPRPIPLAPRMARPVPASRSSRDGGPAGLRPGQGSDGLDGLALARGMVGEQLRHPAVQLWLYTAVAVVAYQLGRRAARYGS